One Rhodoflexus caldus genomic region harbors:
- a CDS encoding family 10 glycosylhydrolase, with protein MKNFYRIVLLCTLWHTITLAQSPKREFRGVWVAHVSNIDWPSRRDLTAQQQRQEFISLLDEHKRNGINAVVVQVRSACDAIYPSEIEPWSEWLTGRQGQNPGYDPLAFMIAEARKRGMEFHAWFNPFRAVTDVRSASIAPNHISVTRPEWILAYGNLRILNPGIPEARAHILRAVMDVVRKYDIDAVHYDDYFYPYPVTGQTLDDEATFRAFGRGIANIDDWRRDNIDLFIRASYDSIRAAKPWVKFGVSPFGIWQNRSTAQPLGSATSGLQSFSAIYADSRKWVEQQWMDYVAPQIYWTIGFNAARYEVLVPWWAQNSFGRHLYIGQGAYRINETGSDANWRNPNQVPEQVRLNRRTAEVRGNIFFSSRSLAANPLGFRDSLRNDLFRLPAVIPPMPWKDNAAPAAPQNLTATVVRNGVELRWNKPPGTQPLDATRYFAVYRFEAGSNINTDDARAIRIITPNDTTAFTDETNTLADVRYTYVVTAFDRLHNESPPSNPVSVLVTSTEEAVARVGQLFQNYPNPFAQETRIRYYLPQRSEVLLQVYDLTGKPVAILAEGMQESGTHELTFDADRLSAGVYICTLHTAYMQISRRMVLVK; from the coding sequence ATGAAAAATTTTTACCGCATTGTACTGCTTTGCACGCTTTGGCATACAATCACTTTGGCACAGTCGCCCAAGCGGGAGTTTCGCGGGGTATGGGTTGCCCACGTAAGCAATATTGACTGGCCGAGCCGCCGCGACCTGACCGCCCAACAGCAACGGCAGGAGTTTATCAGCTTGCTGGATGAGCATAAACGCAACGGTATCAATGCGGTGGTTGTGCAGGTTCGCAGTGCCTGTGATGCGATATACCCCAGTGAAATTGAGCCATGGAGCGAATGGCTGACAGGCAGGCAGGGACAAAACCCGGGCTATGACCCACTGGCATTTATGATTGCCGAAGCCCGCAAACGTGGCATGGAGTTTCACGCATGGTTCAATCCTTTTCGTGCCGTTACCGATGTGCGCTCGGCAAGTATTGCGCCCAATCATATCAGCGTTACCCGCCCCGAGTGGATACTGGCCTATGGCAATTTGCGCATCCTCAACCCGGGTATCCCCGAAGCAAGGGCGCACATCCTACGCGCTGTAATGGACGTGGTACGCAAATACGATATTGATGCCGTACACTATGACGATTATTTTTACCCGTATCCTGTTACGGGGCAAACGCTGGACGATGAGGCTACTTTCCGTGCTTTCGGACGCGGAATTGCCAACATAGACGACTGGCGACGCGACAATATAGACCTTTTCATTCGTGCCTCTTACGACAGCATCCGCGCTGCAAAGCCTTGGGTTAAGTTTGGCGTATCGCCTTTTGGCATCTGGCAAAACCGCAGCACTGCCCAACCGCTTGGCTCGGCTACCTCCGGTTTACAAAGTTTCAGCGCTATTTATGCCGATTCGCGCAAATGGGTAGAACAACAATGGATGGACTATGTAGCCCCCCAAATTTATTGGACAATCGGCTTCAACGCCGCACGCTATGAAGTATTAGTGCCTTGGTGGGCACAAAACAGCTTCGGCAGGCACTTGTACATTGGGCAAGGTGCCTACCGCATCAACGAAACAGGCTCAGATGCCAACTGGCGCAACCCCAATCAGGTGCCGGAGCAAGTGCGCCTGAACCGCCGTACCGCCGAAGTGCGTGGCAATATCTTTTTTAGTTCCCGCTCGCTGGCTGCTAACCCGCTGGGATTTCGCGATTCGCTGCGCAACGACTTGTTCCGCCTGCCCGCCGTGATTCCGCCGATGCCGTGGAAAGACAATGCAGCGCCGGCAGCCCCCCAAAACCTGACCGCTACCGTTGTGCGCAACGGTGTGGAATTGCGCTGGAACAAGCCTCCGGGCACACAGCCGCTGGATGCCACACGCTATTTTGCCGTTTATCGCTTTGAAGCGGGCAGCAACATCAATACAGACGATGCACGCGCCATTCGTATCATTACTCCGAATGATACTACCGCCTTTACCGATGAAACCAACACATTGGCCGATGTACGCTACACCTACGTAGTTACGGCATTTGACCGCCTGCACAATGAAAGTCCGCCGTCTAATCCTGTAAGCGTGCTGGTAACTTCCACCGAAGAAGCAGTTGCTCGTGTCGGTCAGCTTTTTCAGAACTATCCCAATCCGTTTGCACAGGAAACCCGCATCCGCTACTACTTGCCCCAACGCAGCGAAGTGCTGTTACAAGTGTATGACCTGACAGGCAAGCCCGTAGCCATCCTTGCCGAAGGGATGCAAGAATCCGGTACACACGAACTTACATTTGATGCCGACCGTTTATCGGCAGGGGTGTATATTTGTACGCTCCATACGGCCTATATGCAAATCAGCAGGCGCATGGTATTGGTGAAATAA
- a CDS encoding S9 family peptidase yields MKKLLFQGAVLLLCGLSPAANLLAQTDIKYQTPPQSIVDLVNAPSTPAVSIDSKGEWMVLLMQSELPSIAELAQPELRLAGLRINPNTNGPSRAGYIIGIKLRKLMGKEEIEIKGMPANPLISNVSWSPDEKKIAFAHTTDKHIELWVIDVATATAKRVGNFALNSVLGNPFEWMNDSNRLLCTIVPQGRGAAPAPDNVPQGPVVQENVGKRAPARTYQDLLKSPSDEKIFEYYATAQTAITDLNGSLTMIGDAGMIGDASASPDGRFVMMQIIKRPFSYLVPVNNFPYQVAVYDAATGKQVKVLTERPLAENLPTGFDAVPTGPRRHTWRADAPATIVWVEAQDEGDPKKEVAIRDRVFALNAPFDGQPKEILATKFRFTGITWGNEKMAFARERWWATRKEVVQIIHPDAQAAPVVLFDRSYEDTYTDPGSPRTKRNAYGRSVLDIQKDNTIFFFGTGASPEGDRPFVDLFNLTTKKATRLWRSEAPYYERPVDIINNEKQLLITVRESTTENPNYFLRDLKKKQITQLTFFPNPYEGLKGVTKQLIKYKRADGVEMSADLYLPAGYKKEDGPLPSFVWAYPREYKSAAAAGQVSGSPYRFTRLSWGSPIFWVTRGYAVFDNAAMPIVGEGDKQPNDSFVQQLDLNSKALIEEGTRLGVMDKNRIAVGGHSYGAFMTANLLAHTDYFRAGIARSGAYNRTLTPFGFQSEERTFWEVPEVYSQMSPFMYADKIKEPILLIHGEADNNSGTFPIQSERFYNALKGHGATTRFVLLPHESHGYRAKESVMHMLWEMDQWLEKYVKNAKSN; encoded by the coding sequence ATGAAAAAACTACTGTTTCAAGGTGCTGTGCTGCTGTTGTGTGGTTTAAGCCCTGCCGCAAATTTGCTGGCACAAACAGACATCAAGTACCAAACGCCGCCTCAATCTATCGTTGATTTGGTAAATGCCCCTTCTACACCGGCTGTAAGCATTGACAGCAAGGGAGAATGGATGGTGCTACTCATGCAGTCTGAACTGCCGAGCATTGCTGAGCTCGCCCAACCCGAGTTGCGACTGGCCGGTTTGCGCATCAACCCCAATACCAACGGCCCGAGCCGTGCCGGTTACATTATCGGCATCAAATTGCGCAAGTTGATGGGTAAGGAGGAAATAGAGATAAAAGGTATGCCTGCCAATCCGCTGATTTCCAACGTATCATGGTCGCCCGATGAAAAGAAAATCGCTTTTGCACATACTACCGACAAGCACATTGAACTGTGGGTAATTGACGTGGCAACTGCAACGGCCAAGCGCGTGGGCAACTTTGCGCTGAACAGCGTGCTGGGCAACCCTTTTGAGTGGATGAACGACAGCAACCGCCTGCTTTGTACCATTGTGCCGCAAGGCCGCGGTGCCGCTCCTGCTCCCGATAACGTACCGCAAGGCCCTGTGGTTCAGGAAAATGTGGGCAAACGCGCACCGGCACGCACCTATCAGGATTTGTTGAAATCGCCCTCCGACGAAAAGATTTTTGAATATTATGCAACTGCACAAACTGCCATTACCGATTTGAACGGTTCGCTGACCATGATTGGCGATGCGGGCATGATTGGCGATGCATCTGCTTCCCCCGATGGTCGTTTTGTGATGATGCAGATAATCAAACGCCCGTTTTCTTACTTAGTGCCTGTCAATAATTTCCCCTATCAGGTAGCCGTTTATGACGCTGCTACGGGCAAACAGGTAAAAGTTTTGACAGAGCGCCCGCTGGCAGAGAACCTACCCACAGGTTTTGATGCCGTTCCGACAGGGCCGCGCCGCCACACTTGGCGTGCCGATGCACCTGCCACCATCGTATGGGTAGAGGCACAGGATGAAGGCGACCCCAAAAAGGAAGTAGCTATCCGCGACCGCGTATTTGCACTGAACGCTCCGTTTGACGGACAGCCCAAAGAAATTCTGGCCACAAAATTCCGTTTTACGGGCATTACTTGGGGCAACGAAAAAATGGCTTTCGCCCGCGAGCGTTGGTGGGCTACCCGCAAAGAGGTGGTACAAATCATTCATCCTGATGCACAGGCAGCCCCTGTGGTGCTGTTTGACCGCTCCTATGAAGATACTTACACCGACCCGGGCTCGCCCCGCACCAAGCGCAATGCCTACGGCCGCAGTGTGTTAGACATCCAGAAAGACAACACTATCTTTTTCTTTGGCACAGGTGCTTCACCCGAAGGCGACCGTCCGTTTGTTGATTTATTCAACCTGACAACCAAAAAAGCTACCCGTTTGTGGCGTTCGGAAGCCCCTTACTACGAGCGTCCGGTGGATATCATCAATAACGAAAAGCAACTGTTGATTACGGTGCGTGAATCAACCACCGAAAATCCGAACTATTTCCTGCGCGATTTGAAGAAAAAGCAAATCACACAACTGACCTTCTTCCCCAATCCGTATGAAGGGCTGAAAGGTGTAACCAAGCAACTAATCAAGTACAAACGTGCCGATGGCGTTGAAATGAGCGCCGATTTGTACCTACCTGCCGGCTATAAAAAAGAAGACGGCCCACTGCCTTCTTTTGTGTGGGCTTATCCGCGCGAGTACAAGAGTGCGGCGGCGGCAGGTCAGGTAAGCGGTTCGCCGTATCGCTTTACGCGCCTTTCATGGGGCTCGCCCATCTTCTGGGTAACAAGAGGTTACGCCGTATTTGACAACGCCGCCATGCCTATTGTGGGCGAGGGCGACAAACAGCCGAACGATTCTTTCGTGCAGCAATTAGACCTGAACTCCAAAGCCTTGATAGAGGAGGGTACACGCTTAGGCGTAATGGACAAAAACCGCATTGCAGTAGGCGGCCACTCCTACGGCGCATTTATGACGGCTAACTTGCTGGCACATACCGACTACTTCCGTGCAGGAATTGCCCGCAGCGGTGCTTATAACCGCACTTTGACACCGTTTGGATTCCAAAGCGAAGAACGTACTTTCTGGGAAGTTCCCGAAGTTTACAGCCAAATGTCGCCGTTTATGTATGCCGACAAAATCAAAGAACCTATCCTGCTGATTCACGGCGAGGCCGATAACAACTCCGGCACTTTTCCTATTCAGAGCGAGCGTTTCTACAATGCGCTGAAAGGGCACGGCGCAACTACCCGTTTTGTGCTGCTGCCGCACGAAAGCCACGGCTACCGTGCCAAAGAATCGGTGATGCACATGCTGTGGGAAATGGATCAGTGGTTAGAGAAGTACGTGAAAAACGCAAAGAGCAATTAA
- a CDS encoding acyl-ACP desaturase, producing MSFSQPARSEVMQFLDKKILGYVKEFLRPIDENWQPADLLPNASMENFFEEVKRLQERARELSYDLVAVLIGDTITEEALPSYESWIHTVKGVHEADRESGWRTWTRHWTAEENRHGDVLNRYLYLTGRINMREMEASTQYLIADGFDTQIGDDPYRTFIYTSFQELATNISHRRVASIAKKQGDSLLAKICGQVAADEARHAKAYITFIRHIFEIDPNEAILAFEDMMRKKIVMPAHFMREIGVEIGKTFAHFTDAAQRLGVYTATDYVDILRQLLKEWDIEGLPQLKDSGEKAREYLLQLPARLERIAERIKTPQLEYKFRWILS from the coding sequence ATGAGTTTTTCTCAGCCTGCGAGAAGTGAAGTGATGCAATTTCTCGACAAAAAAATTCTGGGCTATGTAAAGGAATTTTTGCGTCCGATTGACGAAAACTGGCAACCGGCAGACCTTTTGCCCAACGCGTCGATGGAAAATTTTTTTGAGGAAGTAAAGCGTTTGCAGGAGCGTGCGCGCGAACTTTCTTATGATTTAGTAGCTGTGCTGATTGGGGATACCATTACGGAGGAAGCACTGCCCAGCTATGAGTCGTGGATTCATACGGTTAAAGGTGTACATGAGGCCGACCGCGAAAGTGGTTGGCGTACATGGACAAGGCACTGGACGGCCGAAGAGAATCGCCACGGCGATGTGTTGAACCGCTATCTGTACCTGACAGGGCGAATTAATATGCGCGAAATGGAAGCCTCTACGCAATACCTGATTGCTGACGGCTTTGATACACAGATTGGCGATGACCCTTATCGCACTTTTATTTATACCAGTTTTCAGGAGTTGGCAACCAATATTTCACACCGACGTGTGGCATCTATTGCCAAGAAGCAGGGCGATTCGCTGCTTGCCAAAATCTGCGGACAGGTGGCCGCCGACGAAGCCCGTCATGCTAAGGCTTATATTACTTTCATTCGCCATATTTTTGAGATTGACCCCAACGAAGCCATTCTGGCGTTTGAGGATATGATGCGCAAGAAAATAGTAATGCCCGCTCACTTCATGCGCGAAATAGGCGTAGAGATAGGTAAAACATTTGCGCACTTTACAGATGCGGCGCAGCGGCTGGGCGTATATACGGCCACCGACTATGTGGATATTTTGCGGCAACTGCTCAAAGAGTGGGATATTGAAGGGCTGCCCCAATTAAAAGACTCCGGCGAGAAAGCCAGAGAATACCTTTTGCAACTTCCTGCCCGTTTGGAACGTATAGCAGAACGCATCAAAACTCCGCAATTGGAATACAAATTCCGATGGATTCTCAGCTGA
- a CDS encoding trypsin-like peptidase domain-containing protein, translating into MKKFQLILFVILLLAANAFSQNPEAVFKKAIKSSVNVIGKNQSGSGFFVLPDVVATNFHVIEGEGEIEIHANDSEQKWKVTGVVGYDIAADLALLQVNGKGQPLALGSNPQVGQQVFTIGRPLGLSATFTDGLISGMRSFDDIEHLQISVPISSGNSGGPLINLQNEVIGVIVGSMVRGQNLNFAIHVNHLKTLLQNRFNTPMPLVNLLKAMVVETQRSATGYTNEAAFIADVLTMLNDFRKGPWPSQYGLSACKNNLTWNDLLAQAALSTLDKVKGAAPMTVKTYDGETSMQRALLAGVKANGIHEMLIHGHENIEDCLNAWIKFPQFRNKILDPRIREIGIARQGKYWSMMLLY; encoded by the coding sequence ATGAAAAAGTTTCAGCTCATCCTGTTCGTTATCCTGCTGTTGGCAGCCAATGCCTTTTCCCAAAACCCTGAGGCTGTTTTTAAGAAAGCCATCAAATCTTCTGTCAATGTGATTGGCAAAAACCAGTCCGGTTCAGGGTTCTTTGTGCTGCCTGATGTGGTGGCCACCAACTTCCACGTGATTGAAGGCGAAGGCGAAATTGAAATCCATGCCAACGATTCCGAGCAAAAATGGAAGGTAACAGGTGTGGTCGGCTATGACATTGCTGCCGACTTAGCTCTTTTACAAGTAAACGGCAAAGGTCAGCCGCTTGCCTTGGGCAGCAACCCGCAGGTAGGACAACAGGTGTTCACCATTGGCCGACCGCTGGGCCTGTCCGCCACTTTCACCGACGGACTTATCAGCGGTATGCGCAGTTTTGATGATATTGAGCACCTGCAAATCAGCGTACCCATTTCATCGGGTAACAGCGGAGGGCCACTGATTAACCTGCAAAATGAGGTAATAGGTGTCATCGTAGGGTCAATGGTACGCGGCCAAAACCTCAACTTTGCCATCCATGTCAATCATCTGAAAACCCTTTTGCAGAATCGCTTTAACACACCGATGCCATTAGTTAATCTGCTCAAAGCGATGGTAGTAGAAACGCAGCGCTCTGCAACAGGCTACACCAACGAGGCCGCCTTTATTGCCGATGTGCTTACCATGTTGAACGATTTCAGAAAAGGCCCGTGGCCAAGTCAATACGGTTTGAGTGCCTGCAAAAACAACCTGACATGGAACGACTTACTGGCACAGGCGGCACTCTCTACATTAGACAAAGTTAAAGGCGCAGCCCCGATGACGGTAAAAACTTATGACGGAGAAACCTCTATGCAACGCGCTCTGCTGGCAGGCGTAAAGGCCAATGGTATCCACGAAATGCTTATCCACGGTCATGAAAACATAGAAGATTGCCTGAATGCATGGATAAAATTCCCGCAATTCCGCAACAAAATTTTAGACCCGCGCATCAGAGAGATAGGTATTGCACGCCAAGGGAAATACTGGTCTATGATGCTATTGTATTGA
- a CDS encoding DUF4290 domain-containing protein: MENFEYNTERSQLILKEYGRSVQQIADYIASRPTKEERTALSHVLIGLMKQLNPSVRENIETPQRIWDHLHHMAGYKLDIDGPFPPPQPGELFQKPQKMPYNSHAITYRHYGKNVELMIEKAIKLEDPEERKAAAISIFKLMRTFYAAWNKENTEDEVIAAQLRELSNNQLDVDIQSLRSEYAEREHRYKPQHQQHYSGHSYGNNKRKKDKRRK, from the coding sequence ATGGAAAACTTCGAGTACAATACGGAGCGCAGCCAGCTAATCCTGAAAGAATATGGCCGCAGCGTACAACAAATTGCAGATTATATTGCTTCCAGACCTACCAAAGAAGAGCGCACAGCCCTCTCGCATGTACTCATAGGTCTGATGAAGCAACTCAACCCATCGGTACGGGAAAACATCGAGACTCCGCAACGCATATGGGACCACTTGCACCATATGGCAGGTTATAAATTAGATATAGATGGCCCTTTCCCGCCGCCGCAGCCGGGCGAATTGTTCCAAAAGCCACAAAAAATGCCCTACAATTCCCACGCGATTACCTACCGTCATTACGGCAAAAACGTGGAGTTGATGATTGAAAAAGCCATCAAACTGGAAGACCCCGAAGAACGGAAAGCAGCCGCTATCAGTATTTTCAAACTAATGCGCACTTTTTATGCGGCATGGAACAAAGAAAACACAGAAGACGAAGTAATAGCCGCGCAGTTGCGTGAACTTTCCAACAATCAATTAGATGTGGATATACAATCGCTTCGCTCGGAATATGCTGAAAGAGAACACCGCTACAAGCCACAACATCAACAACACTATTCCGGCCATTCATACGGCAACAACAAGCGCAAAAAAGACAAGCGCAGGAAGTAG
- a CDS encoding TonB-dependent receptor: MTRKLLLNVFAALLCLFAATAVQAQVTTAAMTGKVLDDKGQGLPGANVVAIHVPSGTRYGTATQLDGRYTIPGMRVGGPYKVTVTFVGYKEQSQENIFLNLGTAADVSFTMKEDNVELGEVVITGSRNDIFSSDRTGAATNIGKEQIATMPTLNRSINDFTRLTPQASGNGSFGGADNRLNNITIDGSLFNNSFGLSGQPGGRTGQSPISLDAIEEVQVNLAPYDVRQGGFVGAGVNAVTRSGTNEFSGSIFYNNRNKNLVGTKAKGQDVIVGDFNVTQTGFRFGGPIIKNKLFFFLNGELERQTEPGTTFRSNAGGETVGGNVTRVLRSDLDELSNFLRTRFNYETGPYEGYNNETRSDKFLARLDYNINDNHKLSVRYNHLNSQADILVSNSTTVLGNRRGNLNALNYQNSNYIQLENIRSAIAELNSNFKGKFSNNFIIGYTYQNEDRASRGSFFPLVEIAQGGATYITFGFEPFTPNNKLNYKTFQMQNNFTYYGRKHTITAGFNLERLSFVNVFFPFSQGRYAFNSLQDFYTAANAYLADPGRTTSPVTVRNYRLNYSALPGGAEPVQPTKVTYAGIYLQDEIQAADNFKVTAGVRVDVPFFAETGYFNPIVQNLSFRDETGATVRYNTAKLPDSNILWSPRLGFNWDVFKNQTTQVRGGTGIFSGRPPFVWISNQIGNNGVLTGLINIDNTTAFPFDPNPRRHIPANPTLPSSFNIAVTDPSFRFPQVWRSNIAIDQKLPGGIIGTLEVIYSKDVNQAYYIDANRAAATATFNGPDNRPRFPGSGLTGTAQNNAIRINPNITDAIVLKNTNQGRSYNITARLEKRFNFGLNVMVAYNRGDSRNLIDPASIAFSSWSGLPTVRGNNLPEMSYSDNDQRHRLISSIDYRKNFGKLVTLTASLFYEARNQGRFSYRINGDMNGDGLNGNDLLFIPNRASDLTFLPLVIGNRTFTPEEQAAAFDAFINQDKYLSSRRGQYAERNGAILPWVYRADFSLQLDVKVTPKNKLQFRWDVFNVGNLLNDKWGVGNTIITTTPLNFAGVNAQGVPTYRLVNVGTTTAPVLPNTTYATSTGFGDVYRMQFGVRYTFN; this comes from the coding sequence ATGACCAGAAAATTATTACTCAATGTGTTTGCTGCACTGCTTTGCTTGTTTGCTGCAACAGCTGTACAAGCGCAGGTAACCACTGCAGCCATGACAGGTAAGGTACTTGACGACAAAGGTCAGGGCTTGCCGGGTGCGAACGTAGTAGCCATCCACGTGCCTTCGGGAACCCGTTATGGCACTGCAACCCAACTTGACGGACGTTACACTATCCCGGGTATGCGTGTAGGCGGCCCATATAAAGTAACGGTAACTTTTGTGGGTTACAAAGAGCAATCTCAGGAGAACATTTTCCTGAATCTGGGTACTGCTGCAGATGTGAGCTTCACTATGAAAGAAGATAACGTTGAGCTCGGCGAAGTAGTGATTACAGGCAGCCGCAACGATATTTTCAGTTCTGACCGTACAGGTGCTGCTACTAACATCGGCAAAGAGCAAATTGCCACCATGCCTACGCTGAACCGTTCTATCAACGACTTTACCCGTCTGACTCCTCAGGCAAGCGGTAACGGTTCTTTTGGCGGTGCGGATAACCGTTTGAACAATATTACCATTGACGGTTCATTGTTTAACAACAGCTTTGGTCTTTCAGGCCAGCCCGGCGGCCGTACAGGTCAGTCTCCTATCTCTCTGGATGCGATTGAAGAAGTGCAGGTAAACCTTGCTCCTTATGATGTGCGTCAGGGTGGTTTCGTTGGTGCAGGCGTAAACGCCGTAACCCGCAGCGGAACCAACGAATTCAGCGGTTCTATTTTCTACAACAACCGCAATAAAAATCTGGTTGGTACAAAAGCAAAAGGTCAAGATGTAATTGTCGGCGACTTTAACGTAACGCAAACAGGTTTCCGTTTTGGCGGCCCGATTATTAAAAACAAATTATTCTTCTTCCTTAACGGTGAGTTGGAGCGTCAGACAGAACCGGGTACTACTTTCCGTTCTAATGCCGGCGGCGAAACAGTAGGCGGTAACGTAACCCGCGTATTGCGCTCTGACCTCGACGAACTGAGCAACTTCCTGCGCACTCGTTTCAACTACGAAACAGGCCCTTACGAAGGTTATAACAACGAAACCCGCAGCGACAAATTCTTGGCTCGCTTAGACTATAACATCAACGACAATCATAAGTTGAGCGTTCGTTACAACCACTTGAACTCCCAAGCAGATATTTTGGTAAGTAACAGTACCACCGTTTTGGGTAATCGTCGCGGCAACTTGAACGCTTTGAACTATCAGAACTCTAACTACATTCAGTTGGAAAACATCCGTTCTGCAATTGCCGAGTTGAACTCTAACTTTAAAGGCAAGTTTTCTAACAACTTCATCATCGGCTATACTTATCAGAACGAAGACCGCGCTTCTCGTGGTTCATTCTTCCCGTTGGTTGAAATTGCACAAGGCGGCGCAACCTATATCACCTTTGGTTTTGAGCCTTTCACGCCAAACAACAAGTTGAATTACAAAACGTTCCAAATGCAAAACAACTTCACTTATTACGGTCGTAAGCACACCATTACTGCCGGCTTTAACTTGGAGCGTTTGTCATTCGTGAACGTGTTCTTCCCATTCTCACAAGGTCGCTACGCGTTTAACTCTTTGCAAGATTTCTATACTGCCGCCAACGCTTATTTGGCAGACCCGGGACGTACTACCTCTCCTGTAACAGTGCGTAACTATCGCTTGAACTACTCAGCTCTTCCCGGTGGCGCAGAACCTGTACAGCCTACCAAGGTAACATATGCAGGCATTTACTTGCAAGATGAAATCCAAGCTGCCGACAACTTTAAAGTAACTGCCGGCGTGCGTGTAGATGTGCCTTTCTTTGCCGAGACAGGTTACTTCAACCCTATTGTACAGAATTTGAGCTTCCGCGATGAAACAGGCGCTACTGTACGTTACAACACAGCTAAACTGCCTGACTCTAACATCTTATGGTCGCCTCGCTTAGGCTTCAACTGGGATGTGTTCAAGAATCAAACTACACAGGTGCGCGGCGGAACAGGTATCTTCTCAGGTCGTCCTCCTTTCGTGTGGATTTCTAACCAGATAGGCAACAACGGTGTATTGACAGGTTTGATTAACATTGACAACACTACTGCCTTCCCATTTGACCCCAATCCTCGTCGTCATATTCCTGCGAACCCTACACTGCCTTCTTCTTTCAACATTGCAGTAACCGACCCATCTTTCCGTTTCCCTCAGGTATGGCGTTCTAACATCGCGATTGACCAGAAATTGCCGGGCGGTATCATCGGTACTTTGGAGGTCATTTACAGCAAAGATGTAAATCAGGCTTACTATATTGATGCTAACCGTGCAGCAGCTACTGCTACTTTCAACGGCCCTGACAACCGTCCTCGCTTCCCGGGTTCAGGCTTGACCGGTACTGCCCAGAACAACGCTATCCGTATTAACCCGAACATTACAGATGCGATTGTACTGAAAAACACTAACCAAGGCCGTTCTTACAACATCACTGCCCGCTTAGAGAAGCGCTTTAACTTTGGTCTGAACGTGATGGTAGCTTACAACCGCGGCGACTCACGCAACCTGATTGACCCTGCTTCTATTGCATTCTCTTCATGGTCTGGTCTGCCAACCGTTCGCGGCAACAACCTGCCCGAAATGTCTTATTCTGATAACGACCAGCGTCATCGTTTGATTTCTTCTATTGACTATCGCAAAAACTTTGGTAAGCTGGTTACGCTGACTGCCTCTCTGTTCTACGAAGCACGCAATCAGGGTCGTTTCAGCTACCGCATCAACGGCGATATGAACGGTGATGGTTTGAACGGTAACGACCTGTTGTTCATCCCGAACCGTGCCAGCGATTTGACTTTCCTGCCTCTGGTAATTGGCAACCGTACGTTTACTCCGGAAGAACAAGCTGCTGCGTTTGATGCATTCATCAACCAAGATAAATACCTGAGCTCACGTCGTGGTCAGTATGCCGAGCGCAACGGTGCTATATTGCCTTGGGTTTATCGTGCAGACTTCAGCTTGCAACTTGACGTGAAAGTTACTCCTAAGAACAAGTTGCAATTCCGTTGGGACGTATTCAACGTAGGCAACCTGCTGAATGACAAGTGGGGTGTAGGTAACACCATCATCACTACTACTCCGTTGAACTTTGCAGGTGTAAACGCACAGGGCGTACCAACCTATCGCTTGGTAAACGTAGGTACTACTACGGCTCCTGTATTGCCTAATACAACTTATGCTACTTCTACAGGCTTTGGTGATGTGTATCGTATGCAATTTGGTGTGCGCTATACTTTCAACTAA